Proteins from a single region of Lepus europaeus isolate LE1 chromosome 4, mLepTim1.pri, whole genome shotgun sequence:
- the NPBWR1 gene encoding neuropeptides B/W receptor type 1 — MQNMSFTEPESANATTPEPLPLPLAVAVPVVYAVICAVGLVGNSAVLYVLLRAPRMKTVTNLFILNLAIADELFTLVLPINIADFLLRRWPFGELMCKLIVAIDQYNTFSSLYFLTVMSADRYLVVLATAESRRVAGRTYGAARAVSLAVWALVTLVVLPFAVFARLDEEQGRRQCVLVFPQPEAFWWRASRLYTLVLGFAIPVSTICALYTTLLCRLHAMRLDNHGKALDRAKKRVTFLVVAILAVCLLCWTPYHLSTVVVLTTDVPQTPLVIAISYFITSLSYANSCLNPFLYAFLDDSFRKSMHQVIVCRAEA; from the coding sequence ATGCAGAACATGTCGTTCACGGAGCCCGAGTCCGCAAACGCGACGACCCCAGAGCCTTTGCCGCTGCCGCTGGCTGTGGCGGTGCCGGTGGTCTACGCCGTGATCTGCGCTGTGGGGCTGGTGGGCAACTCAGCGGTGCTGTACGTGCTGCTGCGGGCGCCGCGCATGAAGACGGTCACCAACCTGTTCATCCTCAACCTGGCCATCGCCGACGAGCTCTTCACGCTCGTGCTGCCCATCAACATCGCAGACTTCCTGCTGCGCCGGTGGCCATTCGGCGAGCTCATGTGCAAGCTCATCGTGGCCATCGACCAGTACAACACCTTCTCCAGCCTCTACTTCCTCACCGTCATGAGCGCCGACCGCTACTTGGTGGTGCTGGCCACCGCCGAGTCGCGCCGGGTGGCTGGCCGCACCTACGGCGCCGCGCGAGCCGTGAGCCTGGCCGTGTGGGCGCTGGTCACGCTGGTCGTGCTGCCCTTCGCCGTCTTCGCCCGCCTCGACGAGGAGCAGGGCCGGCGCCAGTGCGTGCTGGTCTTCCCGCAGCCCGAGGCATTCTGGTGGCGGGCCAGCCGTCTCTATACGCTCGTGCTGGGCTTCGCCATCCCGGTGTCCACCATCTGCGCCCTCTACACCACGCTCCTGTGCCGGTTGCACGCCATGCGGCTGGACAATCATGGCAAGGCTCTGGACCGCGCCAAGAAGCGGGTGACCTTCCTGGTAGTGGCGATCTTGGCCGTTTGCCTGCTCTGCTGGACGCCCTACCACCTGAGCACCGTGGTGGTCCTCACCACCGACGTCCCACAGACGCCGCTCGTCATCGCCATCTCCTACTTTATCACCAGCCTGAGCTATGCCAACAGCTGCCTCAACCCCTTCCTCTATGCCTTCTTGGACGACAGCTTCCGCAAGAGCATGCACCAGGTGATAGTGTGCAGGGCAGAGGCCTGA
- the LOC133758727 gene encoding glycine cleavage system H protein, mitochondrial-like, which produces MKISPRKSTEVCFGPFGFHARDNSKRNTKRPRSLLAASAPAAPCSPLPWRLRAGAVRTLRTGPALLSVRKFTEKHEWITTENGIGAVGISNFAQEALGDVVYCSLPDVGTKLKKQDDFGALESVKAASELYSPLSGEVTEINEALAENPGLVNKSCYEDGWLIKMTLSNPSELDELMSEEAYEKYIKSIEE; this is translated from the exons ATGAAGATCAGCCCCCGGAAATCGACAGAGGTATGCTTCGGTCCCTTTGGGTTCCACGCGCGCGATAACAGCAAGCGCAACA ccaaaaggccgagaagcctGCTCGCGGCCTCGGCGCCCGCTGCACCCTGCTCGCCTCTGCCCTGGCGGCTGCGGGCGGGCGCCGTCCGGACGCTGCGCACTGGACCCGCTCTGCTCTCGGTGCGTAAATTCACAGAGAAACATGAATGGATAACAACAGAAAATGGTATTGGAGCAGTGGGAATCAGCAATTTTGCACAGGAAGCTTTGGGAGATGTTGTTTATTGTAGTCTGCCTGATGTTGggacaaaattgaaaaaacaagATGATTTTGGTGCCTTGGAAAGTGTGAAAGCTGCTAGTGAACTCTATTCTCCTCTATCAGGAGAGGTAACTGAAATTAATGAAGCCCTTGCAGAAAACCCAGGACTTGTCAACAAATCTTGTTATGAAGATGGTTGGCTGATCAAGATGACACTGAGTAACCCTTCAGAACTAGATGAACTAATGAGTGAAGAAGCCTatgagaaatacataaaatctattgAGGAATGA